In Deltaproteobacteria bacterium, a single genomic region encodes these proteins:
- a CDS encoding right-handed parallel beta-helix repeat-containing protein, giving the protein MLSRAACLVVLVCLATSCSDDGAANGDAASLGDGTSAATVGTEGHGTTFGDEASGGQAQTSATGPGADTSADTGSDTGNDTGPSPGDDGIGEWIDEPGACPDGAVQVDIHDAEEMASAARGESGTDATCFFVHDGVYEQTSGSPLLYFLRGGTAEQPLVWVGESRDGVIVRSRATFEHDGSSSSDHIVLSNMTFDISTQTSTDAYNTITVLGSDITLTHLTLTGDCQHGARGGHVEIPGRDDGSGSSGITVEACLIENFGRCGTDDGALDHGVYISAGSDLVLRNNVIRGNASRGIQVYTHYEDSSLSIDGLLVERNRILENGHADYQDGMVINGNVGGGYDGPLTNVIIRNNIFYGNYYSGIRFVGNAVSSVEITQNTFVEDGTGSSSANRSEINVDEGTPDANVSRNIFVALEQLTNGCAGTLAIDDNVVFGGDASGACVTGVQMLDPELVDPAGGDFHAQAAAAAGYGAYGP; this is encoded by the coding sequence ATGCTGTCGCGCGCCGCTTGCCTGGTCGTCCTCGTGTGTCTCGCCACGTCCTGCAGCGACGACGGTGCCGCCAACGGCGATGCGGCGTCACTCGGCGATGGCACCTCCGCGGCCACTGTCGGCACCGAGGGCCACGGCACCACCTTCGGCGACGAAGCCAGCGGTGGCCAGGCGCAGACCAGCGCGACCGGACCCGGCGCAGACACCAGCGCCGACACCGGCAGCGACACCGGCAACGACACCGGCCCGAGCCCCGGCGACGACGGCATCGGCGAGTGGATCGACGAGCCCGGTGCCTGCCCCGATGGCGCGGTGCAGGTCGACATCCACGACGCCGAGGAGATGGCCAGCGCGGCGCGGGGCGAGAGCGGCACCGACGCGACCTGCTTCTTCGTGCACGACGGCGTGTACGAGCAGACCAGCGGCTCGCCGCTCCTGTACTTCTTGCGCGGGGGCACGGCCGAGCAGCCGCTGGTGTGGGTCGGCGAGTCGCGCGACGGCGTGATCGTGCGCAGCCGCGCGACCTTCGAGCACGACGGCAGCTCGAGCTCGGACCACATCGTGCTGTCGAACATGACCTTCGACATCTCGACCCAGACCAGCACCGACGCCTACAACACCATCACGGTGCTGGGCAGCGACATCACGCTCACGCACCTCACGCTCACCGGCGACTGCCAGCACGGCGCCCGCGGGGGCCACGTCGAGATCCCCGGCCGCGACGACGGCTCGGGCTCGAGCGGCATCACCGTCGAGGCGTGCTTGATCGAGAACTTCGGGCGCTGCGGCACCGACGACGGTGCGCTCGATCACGGCGTGTACATCTCGGCCGGCAGCGACCTGGTGCTGCGCAACAACGTCATCCGCGGCAACGCCTCGCGGGGCATCCAGGTCTACACCCACTACGAGGACTCCTCGCTGAGCATCGACGGCCTGCTGGTCGAGCGCAACCGCATCCTCGAGAACGGCCATGCCGACTACCAAGACGGCATGGTGATCAATGGCAACGTCGGTGGCGGCTACGATGGACCGCTGACGAACGTCATCATCCGCAACAACATCTTCTACGGCAACTACTACTCGGGCATCCGCTTCGTCGGTAACGCGGTCTCTTCGGTCGAGATCACCCAGAACACCTTCGTCGAGGACGGCACGGGCTCGAGCAGCGCCAACCGCTCGGAGATCAATGTCGACGAGGGCACGCCGGACGCGAACGTCTCGCGGAACATCTTCGTCGCGCTCGAGCAGCTGACCAACGGCTGCGCCGGGACGCTCGCGATCGACGACAACGTCGTGTTCGGCGGCGATGCGAGCGGTGCCTGCGTCACCGGCGTGCAGATGCTCGATCCCGAGCTGGTCGATCCCGCCGGCGGAGACTTCCACGCCCAAGCCGCCGCGGCCGCGGGCTACGGCGCGTACGGGCCATAG
- a CDS encoding glycoside hydrolase family 9 protein produces MSLLVVAGCSDPASHGASTHEGGGTDSAASFGDPSTGVSSTAGSASSTPTGGADSTDGDDGSTGDVPDPTQPLSPNVVVDQFGYRVAAEKLAVVRSPMTGFDAGSAFVPGASYQLIDAVSGQSVFEGAPVPWNGGAVDASSGDLAWRFDFTEVVTPGQYYVLDVERQVRSDVFRIADDVYADVLAQAVRMLFYQRDGFAKEAQFAGDDWADGASYVGPGQGPACELHTGGSPRDLHGGWWDAGDVNKYTNWSASYALGLLRSYREHPSAFTDDYGIPESGNGVPDVLDELKWNLDWLVRMQGADGSVLSIVGQDGPEYPPFGGDPNTAPSQVTSPCHYGPASTSASYSTAAAFAFASQVYAAHEDAFPGFAAELAVRAEDAWSWAEANPSAIFYNSGVIGAGEQEVDDHGRDIKRLQAAVFLFGLTGDTSYRTVVDANLGQTQLMGSGYLDMFAVEEQDALLEYAGTANATPARVDEILAAYAEGVASGNNLGALQDDPDPYLAYTYVYVWGSNQVKADQGNLLFDVVAYDVAGVDAAAAARAAERFVHYIHGVNPLQLVYLSTMEAYGASNSVRTIYHAWFSHGSLWDETGVSMYGPPPGYLVGGPNPSYAWDGCCPGGCSGYDCGAAPLSPPSGQPPQKSYAQFNDGWPIDSWSVTEPSNGYQIRYIRLLSKFVG; encoded by the coding sequence ATGTCGTTGCTGGTCGTCGCTGGTTGCAGCGACCCCGCGTCCCATGGCGCGAGCACCCACGAGGGTGGTGGCACCGACAGCGCCGCGAGCTTCGGCGATCCCAGCACCGGCGTGTCGTCGACCGCGGGCTCGGCGAGCAGCACCCCCACCGGTGGCGCGGACTCGACCGACGGCGACGACGGCAGCACCGGCGACGTGCCCGATCCGACGCAGCCGCTCAGCCCGAACGTGGTGGTGGATCAGTTCGGCTACCGCGTCGCTGCCGAGAAGCTCGCGGTCGTGCGCAGCCCGATGACCGGCTTCGATGCCGGCAGCGCGTTCGTGCCGGGCGCGAGCTATCAGCTGATCGATGCCGTCTCGGGTCAGAGCGTGTTCGAGGGCGCACCGGTGCCATGGAACGGTGGCGCCGTCGATGCATCGTCGGGCGACCTCGCGTGGCGCTTCGATTTCACCGAGGTCGTCACGCCGGGGCAGTACTACGTGCTCGACGTCGAGCGCCAGGTGCGCTCGGACGTGTTCCGCATCGCCGACGACGTCTACGCCGACGTGCTCGCGCAGGCGGTGCGGATGCTGTTCTACCAGCGCGACGGCTTCGCCAAGGAGGCGCAGTTCGCCGGCGACGACTGGGCCGATGGCGCGTCGTACGTCGGGCCGGGGCAGGGGCCCGCGTGCGAGCTGCACACCGGCGGCAGCCCCCGCGATCTGCACGGCGGTTGGTGGGACGCCGGCGACGTCAACAAGTACACCAACTGGTCGGCGAGCTATGCGTTGGGCCTGCTGCGATCGTACCGCGAGCACCCCAGCGCCTTCACCGACGACTACGGCATCCCCGAGTCGGGCAACGGCGTGCCCGACGTGCTCGACGAGCTGAAGTGGAACCTCGACTGGCTCGTGCGCATGCAGGGCGCCGACGGCTCGGTGCTCAGCATCGTCGGCCAAGACGGCCCCGAGTACCCGCCCTTCGGTGGCGACCCCAACACCGCGCCTTCGCAGGTCACCAGCCCGTGCCACTACGGACCCGCGTCGACCTCGGCGTCGTACTCGACCGCGGCCGCGTTCGCGTTCGCGTCGCAGGTCTACGCCGCGCACGAGGACGCGTTTCCGGGCTTCGCCGCCGAGCTTGCGGTGCGGGCCGAGGATGCGTGGTCGTGGGCCGAGGCCAACCCGTCGGCGATCTTCTACAACAGCGGCGTCATCGGTGCCGGCGAGCAAGAGGTCGACGATCACGGCCGCGACATCAAGCGGCTACAGGCGGCGGTGTTCCTGTTCGGACTCACGGGCGACACCAGCTACCGCACGGTGGTCGACGCCAACCTCGGGCAGACCCAGCTGATGGGCTCGGGTTACCTCGACATGTTCGCGGTCGAAGAGCAGGACGCGCTGCTCGAGTACGCCGGCACCGCCAACGCGACCCCGGCCCGGGTCGACGAAATCCTCGCGGCCTACGCCGAGGGCGTCGCCAGCGGCAACAACCTCGGCGCGCTGCAGGACGATCCCGATCCGTACCTCGCGTACACCTACGTCTACGTCTGGGGCAGCAACCAAGTCAAAGCCGACCAGGGCAACCTCTTGTTCGATGTCGTCGCGTACGACGTCGCGGGTGTCGATGCGGCCGCGGCCGCGCGGGCGGCCGAGCGGTTCGTGCACTACATCCACGGCGTGAACCCGCTGCAGCTGGTCTACCTCTCGACGATGGAGGCGTACGGCGCCAGCAACTCGGTGCGCACGATCTATCATGCGTGGTTCTCGCACGGCTCGCTGTGGGACGAGACCGGCGTGTCGATGTACGGCCCGCCGCCGGGCTACCTCGTCGGCGGGCCCAACCCCAGCTATGCGTGGGATGGTTGCTGCCCGGGCGGCTGCAGCGGCTACGACTGCGGTGCGGCGCCGTTGTCCCCGCCCTCCGGGCAGCCGCCGCAGAAGTCGTACGCGCAGTTCAACGACGGCTGGCCGATCGACTCGTGGTCGGTCACCGAGCCGTCGAATGGCTACCAGATCCGCTACATCCGACTGCTGTCGAAGTTCGTCGGGTGA
- a CDS encoding serine/threonine protein kinase, whose amino-acid sequence MTEGSEPRAVRQGGDGRASAQDDRPTRTAIVPDTGEVRSGREVERDAIAAGQRIGRYTVLGLIGVGGMGQVCSAYDPKLDRRVALKLLHTQGSEVERDRLRREARALARLAHPNVVTVHEVDEHDGRLLVAMEQVDGETLKEWLQAHPPDGGAERLRAALELLTQAGRGLAAAHASGLVHRDFKPANVLVGRDARVRVVDFGLARTMPTVEGAGLLDSVQDADEGLLASHNASPEETLTETGMIAGTPAYMAPEQFLGEHVDGKSDQFSFCVAAWEVLFGERPFAGGDRASVIAAIRGGRVRRPESADVPPLVETALRKGLSLRPKQRHESMAALLEQLEAARATLAGERAPAKPSRRGWAVAAGVLLVVGLGFAGRRLFVARLEQACRDQGDAIDGVWNDAFREAVRASLIATGATYAPTVAEKVVPWLDDQAEAWREHATAACMRASVDGKWDAAQLDKAQWCLEQRRLELSALVDELMRADRDVVQNAIVAASSLARVDGCVLDSAVATMVEPPSAELRPQAAEVLAEISRANSLERLGSYAAGLEVATAATSKAERLGWPPLTAAARAGEANLFGSAGDFSSAEDSGVAAFMEAVRAGAWDVAADAAIELAFLVGHKRRRAGEGRLWAEHAAVVLSRSGDPLGLREAARLNAVAAIAFAGGAYGEAKKLHERVLMTRERALGPEHPTVAVALRNLALVRNQLGEVRDARTLATRAVEITSASSGPDHPRVAEALSMLCKLDHDVGAFEDGKSCWQRVLSIDEVALGPEHPTVANDLHGLAIGLSQLGDHAAAKRNLERALSLRQNLPDGDGPVTAGVLLDLGAVNKATGDYEAAKAYDERALAIFEKTLPADHPSIAMALSNLGQVHYLLRDYAAAKRAHERALAIKEVSLGKDHPDVAFALNGLGEASHALGDHRAAIEHLSRAVALRSGDNVAPTLRAYSEWALAKALYDAPPRDGRDRTRARTLATRARDTFATAGQGFERDRDSLDAWLREHPL is encoded by the coding sequence ATGACAGAAGGATCAGAGCCTCGGGCGGTGCGCCAGGGCGGTGACGGTCGCGCGTCGGCACAGGACGATCGGCCGACGCGTACGGCGATCGTGCCCGACACGGGCGAGGTGCGATCGGGTCGCGAGGTCGAGCGCGATGCGATCGCGGCGGGCCAACGCATCGGGCGCTACACGGTGCTCGGTCTCATCGGTGTCGGCGGGATGGGGCAGGTGTGCTCGGCGTACGATCCGAAGCTGGATCGCCGCGTCGCGCTGAAGCTGCTGCACACGCAGGGGTCCGAGGTGGAGCGCGATCGCCTGCGACGGGAGGCGAGGGCGCTGGCTCGGCTCGCGCATCCGAACGTGGTGACGGTGCACGAGGTCGACGAGCACGACGGTCGCTTGCTGGTCGCGATGGAGCAGGTCGACGGCGAGACGCTCAAGGAGTGGTTGCAGGCGCATCCGCCCGATGGCGGCGCGGAGCGACTGCGAGCGGCGCTGGAGCTGCTGACGCAGGCGGGTCGCGGCCTCGCGGCCGCCCATGCGAGCGGCTTGGTGCACCGGGATTTCAAGCCGGCGAACGTGTTGGTCGGCCGCGATGCGCGGGTGCGGGTGGTGGACTTCGGCCTCGCGCGCACGATGCCGACCGTCGAAGGCGCCGGGCTCTTGGACAGCGTGCAAGACGCCGACGAGGGCCTGCTCGCCTCGCACAACGCGAGCCCCGAGGAGACGCTGACCGAGACCGGCATGATCGCGGGCACGCCCGCGTACATGGCACCCGAGCAGTTCCTCGGGGAGCACGTCGATGGCAAGTCGGATCAGTTCAGCTTCTGCGTCGCGGCATGGGAGGTGCTGTTCGGTGAGCGGCCGTTCGCGGGCGGCGATCGGGCGAGCGTGATCGCGGCGATCCGTGGCGGGCGGGTGCGTCGGCCGGAGAGCGCGGACGTGCCGCCGCTGGTCGAGACGGCGCTGCGCAAGGGCCTATCGCTGCGGCCGAAGCAGCGGCACGAGAGCATGGCGGCGCTGCTCGAGCAGCTGGAGGCGGCGCGGGCGACCCTCGCGGGCGAGCGCGCGCCGGCGAAGCCATCGCGCAGAGGTTGGGCGGTCGCGGCCGGGGTGTTGCTGGTGGTCGGGCTCGGGTTCGCGGGCCGGCGGCTATTCGTGGCGCGACTCGAGCAGGCGTGCCGTGATCAGGGCGATGCGATCGATGGGGTGTGGAATGACGCGTTCCGGGAGGCCGTGCGCGCGAGCCTGATCGCGACCGGGGCCACGTATGCGCCGACGGTGGCGGAGAAGGTCGTGCCCTGGCTCGACGATCAGGCCGAAGCGTGGCGGGAGCACGCGACCGCGGCGTGCATGCGCGCGAGCGTGGACGGCAAGTGGGATGCAGCGCAGCTCGACAAGGCGCAGTGGTGCCTCGAGCAGCGGCGGCTCGAGTTGTCGGCGTTGGTCGACGAGTTGATGCGCGCGGATCGTGATGTCGTGCAGAACGCGATCGTGGCGGCATCGAGCCTCGCGCGGGTGGACGGGTGCGTGTTGGACAGCGCGGTGGCGACGATGGTCGAGCCGCCGAGTGCGGAGCTGCGGCCGCAGGCGGCCGAGGTGCTCGCGGAGATCTCGCGTGCGAACTCGCTCGAGCGACTGGGGAGCTACGCAGCCGGGCTCGAGGTCGCGACGGCGGCGACGTCCAAGGCGGAACGCCTTGGTTGGCCACCGTTGACGGCGGCCGCGCGCGCCGGTGAGGCGAATCTGTTCGGCAGCGCCGGTGATTTCAGCAGCGCAGAGGATTCGGGCGTCGCAGCGTTCATGGAGGCGGTGCGAGCAGGGGCGTGGGACGTCGCGGCGGATGCGGCGATCGAGCTCGCCTTTCTCGTTGGACATAAACGGAGGCGGGCCGGCGAGGGCAGACTCTGGGCCGAGCATGCGGCGGTCGTACTCTCGCGCAGCGGCGATCCACTCGGCCTGAGGGAAGCGGCGCGCTTGAACGCCGTCGCCGCCATCGCATTCGCCGGCGGAGCCTACGGCGAGGCCAAGAAGCTCCACGAACGCGTCCTGATGACCCGGGAGCGCGCGCTCGGGCCCGAGCATCCTACCGTGGCCGTGGCGCTTAGGAATCTCGCTCTCGTCCGCAATCAGTTGGGTGAGGTCCGAGATGCCCGCACCCTCGCAACGAGGGCGGTGGAGATCACGAGCGCGTCGTCGGGCCCCGACCATCCCCGCGTGGCCGAGGCACTGTCCATGCTCTGCAAGCTCGACCACGACGTCGGCGCCTTCGAGGACGGGAAGTCGTGCTGGCAGCGCGTGCTGTCGATCGACGAGGTCGCACTCGGGCCCGAGCATCCGACGGTCGCGAACGACCTTCACGGACTCGCCATTGGCTTGAGCCAACTCGGGGACCACGCTGCGGCGAAGCGCAACCTCGAGCGTGCGCTGAGCCTCCGTCAGAATCTCCCCGACGGGGACGGGCCCGTCACGGCGGGAGTTCTGCTCGACCTGGGTGCCGTCAACAAGGCGACAGGCGACTACGAGGCGGCGAAGGCCTACGACGAGCGCGCACTCGCGATCTTCGAGAAGACCCTGCCGGCGGATCATCCGAGCATCGCGATGGCGCTGAGCAACCTCGGGCAGGTGCACTACCTCCTGCGGGACTACGCCGCAGCCAAGCGCGCCCACGAGCGCGCGCTCGCGATCAAAGAAGTGTCGCTCGGCAAGGACCACCCCGATGTGGCGTTCGCGCTCAACGGTCTCGGCGAAGCCTCGCATGCCCTCGGCGATCACCGCGCTGCGATCGAGCACCTGAGCCGCGCGGTCGCGCTACGCTCCGGCGACAACGTCGCGCCGACGCTGCGGGCCTATAGCGAGTGGGCGCTGGCGAAGGCGCTGTACGACGCGCCACCCCGCGACGGCCGCGACCGCACCCGCGCCCGCACCCTGGCAACGCGAGCGCGCGACACGTTCGCCACCGCGGGCCAAGGCTTCGAGCGCGACCGCGACAGCCTCGACGCCTGGCTGCGCGAGCACCCGCTCTGA
- a CDS encoding glutathione S-transferase family protein, producing MTYVLHGARGSGSSIIEAACAELRLPVELRDLDARGGEHRGDAYARLNPVRKLPTLVIDGTEVLTETVAILVTLDERHRIGGLLPAPGTPTRAQALRWLLVLATDLYPVMELVDHPERFAPVGTDAAALGERSKALWLERWASIEAAIAGAPWFSSEGFSAVDLYITVLSRWDMTDAWRREHLPRVDRLATATRSRARVADALARHFGPVAPQ from the coding sequence ATGACGTACGTGCTTCATGGTGCGCGTGGCTCGGGATCCAGCATCATCGAAGCGGCGTGCGCCGAGCTCCGCCTACCCGTGGAGCTGCGCGACCTCGATGCCCGAGGCGGCGAGCACCGCGGTGACGCGTACGCGCGGCTGAACCCCGTGCGCAAGCTGCCGACGCTCGTCATCGACGGCACCGAGGTGCTGACGGAGACCGTCGCGATCCTCGTCACGCTCGACGAGCGCCACCGCATCGGTGGCCTGCTGCCCGCACCCGGCACGCCGACGCGAGCCCAGGCGCTACGATGGCTGTTGGTGCTCGCGACCGATCTCTACCCGGTGATGGAGCTCGTCGATCACCCCGAGCGCTTCGCCCCCGTCGGCACCGACGCCGCGGCGCTGGGCGAGCGAAGCAAGGCGCTATGGCTCGAGCGCTGGGCGAGCATCGAGGCTGCGATCGCCGGTGCGCCGTGGTTCTCGTCCGAGGGGTTCTCGGCCGTCGACCTCTACATCACCGTGCTGAGCCGCTGGGACATGACCGACGCGTGGCGTCGCGAGCACCTACCGCGGGTGGATCGGCTCGCGACCGCAACACGCTCGCGCGCTCGGGTGGCCGA